From Passer domesticus isolate bPasDom1 chromosome 20, bPasDom1.hap1, whole genome shotgun sequence, one genomic window encodes:
- the WBP2 gene encoding WW domain-binding protein 2 isoform X1, translating to MALNKNHSEGGGVIVNNSENVLMTYDHVEITFSDLEPMPEAFKGTKKGSVFLTPYRVIFVSKGKDAMQSFVMPFYLLKDCEIKQPVFGANYIKGTVKAEAGGGWEGSATFKMTFSAGGAIEFGQRMLQVASQVSRGEIPSGAYGYSYMPNGSYAFAPPAANGGYPYPPPPPDFYPGPPAADGNMGYMQLPPPPYPGPMEPPVSGPDLPSTPAAEAKAAEAAASAYYSPGNPHNVYMPTDQPPPPPYFPPEDKKNQ from the exons ATGGCGCTCAACAAGAACCACTCGGAGGGCGGCGGCGTCATCGTTAACAACAGCGAGAA TGTTTTGATGACCTATGACCATGTGGAAATCACCTTCAGTGATCTGGAGCCGATGCCAGAGGCCTTCAAGGGCACCAAGAAAGGGAGTGTGTTCCTGACTCCCTACAGG GTTATCTTTGTGTCCAAGGGGAAGGATGCTATGCAGTCATTTGTGATGCCCTTTTATTTGCTGAAGGATTGTGAGATTAAGCAGCCAGTGTTTGGAGCAAATTACATCAAGGGCACAGTGAAAGCAGAGGCAGGAG GTGGCTGGGAAGGATCTGCCACATTCAAGATGACCTTTTCAGCTGGGGGTGCAATTGAATTTGGGCAGCGGATGCTGCAGGTGGCATCACAAG TCTCCAGAGGTGAAATACCCAGTGGAGCTTATGGCTATTCCTACATGCCAAATGGATCCTATGCTTTTGCACCACCTGCAGCTAATGGGGGCTATCCATacccccctcctcctccag ACTTTTATCCTGGCCCTCCTGCAGCAGATGGAAACATGGGCTACATGCAGCTTCCACCCCCTCCATACCCAGGGCCCATGGAGCCCCCTGTCAGTGGCCCAGACCTGCCCTCCACTCCTGCAG CTGAAGCCAAGGCTGCTgaagctgctgccagtgctTACTACAGCCCAGGCAACCCCCACAATGTCTACATGCCCACG GACCAGCCACCCCCTCCTCCATACTTCCCACCAGAGGACAAGAAAAACCAATAA
- the WBP2 gene encoding WW domain-binding protein 2 isoform X2, which produces MTYDHVEITFSDLEPMPEAFKGTKKGSVFLTPYRVIFVSKGKDAMQSFVMPFYLLKDCEIKQPVFGANYIKGTVKAEAGGGWEGSATFKMTFSAGGAIEFGQRMLQVASQVSRGEIPSGAYGYSYMPNGSYAFAPPAANGGYPYPPPPPDFYPGPPAADGNMGYMQLPPPPYPGPMEPPVSGPDLPSTPAAEAKAAEAAASAYYSPGNPHNVYMPTDQPPPPPYFPPEDKKNQ; this is translated from the exons ATGACCTATGACCATGTGGAAATCACCTTCAGTGATCTGGAGCCGATGCCAGAGGCCTTCAAGGGCACCAAGAAAGGGAGTGTGTTCCTGACTCCCTACAGG GTTATCTTTGTGTCCAAGGGGAAGGATGCTATGCAGTCATTTGTGATGCCCTTTTATTTGCTGAAGGATTGTGAGATTAAGCAGCCAGTGTTTGGAGCAAATTACATCAAGGGCACAGTGAAAGCAGAGGCAGGAG GTGGCTGGGAAGGATCTGCCACATTCAAGATGACCTTTTCAGCTGGGGGTGCAATTGAATTTGGGCAGCGGATGCTGCAGGTGGCATCACAAG TCTCCAGAGGTGAAATACCCAGTGGAGCTTATGGCTATTCCTACATGCCAAATGGATCCTATGCTTTTGCACCACCTGCAGCTAATGGGGGCTATCCATacccccctcctcctccag ACTTTTATCCTGGCCCTCCTGCAGCAGATGGAAACATGGGCTACATGCAGCTTCCACCCCCTCCATACCCAGGGCCCATGGAGCCCCCTGTCAGTGGCCCAGACCTGCCCTCCACTCCTGCAG CTGAAGCCAAGGCTGCTgaagctgctgccagtgctTACTACAGCCCAGGCAACCCCCACAATGTCTACATGCCCACG GACCAGCCACCCCCTCCTCCATACTTCCCACCAGAGGACAAGAAAAACCAATAA